CTCCGGTCCCGCGGACAGGGATGATTATGCCTCTTGATTTGCCGCGTTGATAATTTCCACGAACTGATCCGGTTTCAGACTGGCGCCGCCGATCAGGCCGCCGTCGATATCGGGCTGAGCGAGAAGCTCGGCGGCGTTTTTGGGATTCATGGAACCGCCGTACTGAATGGTGACGCTGCGGGCCACCCGGGCGCCGTACAGGGCGCGGATCGTGGCACGGATGCTGGAGCAGACCTCGCCGGCCTGCTCGCTGGTGGCGGTTTTGCCGGTGCCGATGGCCCAGATGGGCTCATAGGCAATGATGCAGCGGCGCAGCTTCTCGGCGGGCACGCCGTGCAGGGCGCTCTTGACCTGCAGCGTCACCCACTCTCCGGTGATACCGCTCTCCCGCTGCTCCAGGCTCTCGCCCACGCAGATAATGGGGCTCATGCCTGCCTCCAGCACGGCGTGCACCTTCTTGTTGACCGAGGCGTCGGTTTCGCAGAAGTACTGGCGGCGCTCGCTGTGCCCCACGATCACATACTTGACGCCCAGATCCTTAAGCATGCTGGCAGAGATCTCGCCCGTATATGCGCCCTTCTCCTCAAAATACACATTCTCCGCGCCCACGGAAATGCGCAGGTCCTTAAACGCTTTTACAGCCACAGAGATGTTGCAGGCGGGGACGCAGATCAGGGTGTCGCACCATTTGGCGCGGGGCATAATTTTCTTCAGCTCCTCGGCAAATTTTTTGGTCTCTGTGGCAGTCATGTTCATTTTCCAGTTGCCGGCGATTACGGTTTTACGATATCTGCGGTTCATACTTTCTATTATCTCCTTACTATGTCTGATGAAAAATGGGGACGGCCGCTGCTATGGGCGCGGCATCCATG
This genomic window from Pusillibacter faecalis contains:
- the tpiA gene encoding triose-phosphate isomerase yields the protein MNRRYRKTVIAGNWKMNMTATETKKFAEELKKIMPRAKWCDTLICVPACNISVAVKAFKDLRISVGAENVYFEEKGAYTGEISASMLKDLGVKYVIVGHSERRQYFCETDASVNKKVHAVLEAGMSPIICVGESLEQRESGITGEWVTLQVKSALHGVPAEKLRRCIIAYEPIWAIGTGKTATSEQAGEVCSSIRATIRALYGARVARSVTIQYGGSMNPKNAAELLAQPDIDGGLIGGASLKPDQFVEIINAANQEA